The sequence below is a genomic window from Pseudomonas cremoricolorata.
TATGAGGCCCATACCCGTGGCATCAGCATGCGCCACCCTTCTGTACCGGAAAACCTGCGCGGCACCTTCGCGGGTCTGGCTAACGATGATCTGCTCAAGCACATCAAGGACCTGGGCGTCTCGAGCATCGAGCTGCTGCCGATTCACGGCTTCGTCAACGACCAGCATTTGCTCGACAAGGGCCTGAACAACTACTGGGGCTACAACACCATCGCCTTCTTCGCCCCGCACCCGGCGTACCTGGCCAGCGGCAAGATCGCCGAGTTCAAGGAGATGGTCGCGCACCTGCACAACAAGGGCCTGGAGCTGATCCTCGATGTGGTCTACAACCACACCGCCGAAGGCAACGAAAAAGGCCCGACACTGTCGATGCGCGGGATCGACAACGCCTCGTACTACCGCCTGATGCCCGACGACAAGCGCTACTACATCAACGACTCGGGCACCGGCAACACCCTCGACCTGAGCCACCCCTGCGTCCTCCAGCTGGTCACCGACTCGCTGCGCTACTGGGCCGGCGAGATGCATGTCGACGGCTTCCGCTTCGACCTGGCGACCATCCTCGGCCGCTACCACGACGGCTACAACGAGCGCCACAGCTTCCTCGTGGCTTGCCGCCAGGACCCGTTGCTGAGCCAGGTCAAACTCATCGCCGAACCTTGGGACTGCGGTCCGGGCGGCTATCAGGTGGGCAACTTCGCCCCCGGCTGGGCCGAGTGGAACGACAAGTTCCGCGATACCGTGCGCTCGTTCTGGAAAGGCGACGAAGGCCAGCTCGCCGACTTCGCCGCACGTATCACCGCCTCGGGCGACCTGTTCAACAACCGTGGCCGTCGCCCGTACGCTTCGGTCAACTTCATCACCGCCCACGACGGCTTCACCCTGCGCGACCTGGTGTCGTACAACGAGAAGCACAACGAGGCCAACGAAGAGAACAACCAGGATGGCAGTAGCAACAACATGTCCTGGAACTGCGGCGAGGAAGGCCCGACCGAGAACCCGGAAATCAAAGAACTGCGCATGCGTCAGATGCGCAACTTCTTCGCCACGCTGTTGCTGTCGCAAGGCACGCCGATGATCGTCGCGGGTGACGAATTCAGCCGTACCCAGCACGGCAACAACAACGCCTACTGCCAGGACAGCGAAATCGGCTGGATCAACTGGGATCTGGACGAAGAAGGCCAGGACCTGCTGGCGTTCGTCAAGCGCCTGAACCGTGTACGCACCACCTATCCGGTGCTGCGCCGCTCGCGTTTCCTGGTGGGCGACTACAACGAGGCGCTTGGGGTCAAGGACGCCACCTGGCTGGCACCCGACGGCAACGAGATGAGCGTCGAGCAGTGGGAGGACGCCAACGGCCGTTGCCTGGGCCTGCTGATGGACGGCCGTGCACAGGTCAGCGGCATCGAACGTCCGGGCGCTGACGCCACGGTGTTGCTGATCGTCAACGCGCATCACGACACCGTCAACTTCAAGTTGCCTGCCGTCCCACAAGGCGAGCACTGGACCTGCTTGATCGATACCGACCAGCCGAAGCTGCGCAAGGGCAAGCCGCTCCAGTTCGACATCGAGTTCGAAGTGAAGGGCCGCTCGCTGGTGCTGTTCGCCTTGCAGCACGAGGAGGACTGAAGCGCGCCGGGGCGGGCTGTGTCGTAGACGGTATCTGCCCGCCCCGACGGCAGTTTCAGGAAGACGCGTGAATCACGAAGCCGTCACAGGCTTCGCCCCTTGCGCCCAGGCCGACATCGTCTTTCTCCAGGAAGTACTCGGCAACCACGATCGCCACGCCGCCCGCCACCTTGGCTGGCCGGCCATCTCGCAATACGAATTTCTCGCTGACAGCATGTCGAGCGACTACGCCTACGGACGCAACGCCGTGTACCCGGCCGGTCACCATGGCAACGCGCTGCTGTCCAAATACCCGATTATCGAGCACCGCAACTTCGACGTGTCGATCACCGGCCCCGAGCGTCTTGGCCTGCTGCACTGCGTGCTGGATGTACTCGGCCCGCAGCCGGTGCATGCCATCTGCGTGCACCTGTCGCTGCTGGAAGGCCACCGCCAGCAGCAGCTGCACCTGCTGCGCCGGCTGCTCGCCTCACTGCCCGCGGAGGCACCGGTGATCATCGCCGGTGATTTCAACGACTGGCAACTGCGCGGCAACCGCACCCTGGCAGAAGAAGCCGAGCTGCACGAAGCCTTCGAACGCCACCACGGTCTGCTGGCGCGCACCTACCCCGCGCGCCTGCCGCTGCTGCGCCTGGACCGCATCTACCTGCGCAATGCACGGAGCCATGCACCGAAGATTCTGGGCCACAGGCCGTGGACGCATTTGTCCGGTCATCTGCCATTGACGGTTGAGGTGCAGTTCTAGGTTCTGTACGAGTTTCGCAAGCTTTTCTGGCACCCACGGTGCGGTCTCGCTTGAACCAGCCTCTGTTCCAAGACTAGGAACACGTCCGCATACAACTGATAAATGTGTCAGTTTCTCCCGACACTATTTACTGCAATGCTGATGCCTGGAACATCCAGTGGCTGGGCTCGGCCACCTCTACGGTCCAGGGCCAACCGAGCTCCGCAAGCGGCTGTTAGTTTAGCCCCCAGTACTCTCACGAAGGCGTGGCGGATGTCGTAAGCCATCAACCAGTCGCAATCGCAGTCCCCTCGAGGCATCCAATAATGCAGTACGTTTCTTACACACCCTACGGATTTGTTCGTGAGTTAACTGGAACTGTGGGCTTCAGTGGCAATTGCCATTTGAACGCTACAGCAATCTATTTCTTAGGGACCGGTCATCATCGACCGTATGACACCACCACCCTGCGATTTCTCTCACCCGATAGTTCGAGCCCATTCAGTGAGGGAGGCCTGAACAGTTACGCGTATTGCGCAGGAGATCCCGTTAACTATAGCGATCCCTCGGGATACGCACGTCAACCGATAGTCAGCCAGTTAGCTAAACGATCAGGAGTCGCTGACATAATCAATACGCGAGCAAAACGAGCCGCCCACCCAATTGTTACCAAGGATGTAGTACATCCGTTAAAATCTCTGGCCCTAGAGTAAAAGGTAAAAGCGACAAAGTCAAGTTCCGCCGAGAAACCACTAGGCCCCGTGCCTTTTCACTATGGCGCTAACCGACCCGCAGGCCGATCAATAATAGAAGTAACAAACTCCCCAGAAGAAGCAGACTTGAAGCGCTTTATCTCGAGCACTCAAGAATCTAGAACCCAAAACAGGATGCGCTATCGGGAATCTCAGCTAAAATTCCTTCTGAAACATTTACCAGACAACCATGCTTTAGCTTTGCAACTCACTCAAGAACGGTCTTCCACTATTAGAACGACAGGCCTCATCCCGGTTGTCACTGAGCAAGCCCCAAAACTTCCACCCCGCCCATTCGCATAGGACATCCACGTGGCACAATGAGTTTATGGCTTCACGCCGACCCTCACAGACAACGGTGTAAGCTCATCCAGACTCCCGGTCACGTCTGCGTCGGTAATGACGCGACCACGCTCATCTGGCGCAGGTTGCGCAACATCGCTGCACTGTGGGCCTCGGCGGCTAACGACCAAAACGTGAGATGCCTTTTTTTTCGATTCTGCACAGGCATCGGTTCAACAAGCCGACCACGTGAAGTCATGCTCGGTGAGAGAGCCTATAACCCGGCCTGCCCCGGAAAACCTGACGCTACCTCACCGCGATCTGTCGATGACGCTGCTGCGCCGCATAGGCCACCTGCGGCCACAGCTGCACCGTCTCGCCCGGCAGGCACTGGGCCAACCGCGCGACCGCCAACGGGCTCAGCGCGCCCAGCCGCGGATACCCGCCGATGGTCTGGCGGTCGTTGAGCAGGATGATCGGCTGGCCATCGGGCGGCACCTGCACCGCGCCCAGCGGGATACCCTCGGAAATCAGGCCCGGCCCGCTATAGCGCAGCGCCTCGCCGGTCAGGCGCAGGCCCATGCGGTCGCTGCGTGCGTCCACGGTCCAGGCTCGGTTGAAGGCATCGAACAGGCTTTGCCCGGTAAAACCACCGGCCTGGGCGCCGAGAATCAGTTCGAGCCGCGCTGGGCTGAACAGGTCGGGAATCCGCGCCGCAGGCACGGCGCGCACGGCGGCCGGCTCATCGCCCCAGGCCAACCGGTCGCCCACACGCAAGGCACTGCCCTGCCCATCCAGCCCGCCGACCGCTTCGCGCTGCACCGTGGCGCAGCTGCCGGCCAGCAGCGGCGCCTGGACGCCCCCCGGCAGCGCCAGGTAGGCCCGTGCGCCCAGGCGCGGGGTGGCGAAGCGCAGCCGCTGCCCGTGAGCGACTCTGAACGGGCGCCACACTTCCAGCGACTGGCCGTCCAGGGTGGCGCCAAGGTCCGCGCCGGCCAGTGCCAACCAACCCTCACCTTGGCACTCCAGGTGCAGCCCGCCGAGAGTGATTTCCACCACGGCGGCGTTCAGTTCGTTGCCCAGCATCCAGTTGGCCCAGTGCTGGGCCAGCCAATCGAGCGCGCCGCCCTGGGTCAGTCCCAAGTGCCGCACCCCGCTGCGGCCGCCGTCTTGAACGCTGGCTTGCGGGCCGGCTTTTTCCACGATCAGTGCCGTCATGGCTGCGCCTCCATCGGCGTTGCATCGCCGCCCAGGCGAAGGAATTGCTCACGTTCGATCGGCACGAAGCGCACCCGGTCACCAGGTCGCAGCAAGCTGAAGCCCTCCAGCGCCGGATCGAACAAACGGGTCGGGCAGCGCCCCACCAGGTTCCAGCCACCGGGCGAGACGGCCGGGTAGATCGCCGTCTGCCGCTCGGCGATGCCCACGCTGCCGGCGGCCACCGCCTTGCGTGGGGTAGCCAGGCGTGGGCTGGCAAGACGTGGGTCGACCAGGCCCATGAAGCCGAAGCCGGGCGCAAAGCCCAGGGCGAACACCGAATAAGCGCGGCCGCTGTGCAGGGCGATCAGTTCCTCCACGGCCAGGCCGCGCTGGCGGGCCAGAGGTTCCAGGTCGGGGCCGACGCTTGGGTGGTACCACACCGGCAGCGACACTTCGCGGCCCTGCTCGGCCGTCGCCGGAGTGAGTCCGCTCAAGGCTTGCTGGCACAGGCTGCGGGCCTGGGCATCGTCCAGTTGCGCCAGGTCGTAGTGCAGCATCAAGGTGGTGTACGACGGCACCAGGTCCAGCAGCGCCGTACCGAACGTTGTGCGAAGCCGCTCGGCAGCGGCCAGCAGCCAGGGCACGTTGGCTTCGTCGATGGCGTCGAACAGGCGCAGGGTCAGGCAGTCGATGGCGGCAAGTTCCACACGCAGGTTCATGCCGGCAGACCGTCCAAGGCCTGACGGATCTGTCGCACCGCGGCCACTGACGCCGGGTTGTCGCCATGCACGCAGAGGGTATCGACCTGCAAGCGCAAGGCGCTGCCGTCGCGGGTGAGCAAGGGCTCGCCGCGCGCCAGGCCCAGGGCCTGCGCCACCACCTGCGCCGGCTCGTGGTGCACCGCGCCGGGCAGGCGCCGACTGACCAGTTGCCCATCGGGTTCGTAGGCACGGTCGGCGAACGCTTCGAACCAGAGGTTCAGGCCGTGTTCGGCCGCCAATGCGCGACTGGCGCTGGTATCGGCAGTGGCCATCAGCATCAGCGGCAGTTGCGCGTCATAGGCGCGCACGGCACGCATCACCGCCGCCAGGCGCAGCGGGTCGGCCATCATGTCGTTGTATAGCGCGCCATGGGGTTTGACGTAGCGCACCTGAGTCCCCTCGGCTCGGCACATCGCCTCCAGCGCGCCCAGTTGATACAGCACCAGGTCTTCGATCTCCTGCGCCGAGCAGGCCATGCTGCGCCGGCCGAAGCCTGCAAGGTCGGGATAGGCCGGGTGCGCGCCGATGCGTACGCCATGGCGCACGGCCAGGGCCACGGTGCGGCGCATGATCCCAGGGTCGCCGGCGTGGAAGCCGCAGGCGATGTTGGCGCAGTCGATCAAAGGCATGACCTGTTCGTCCAGCCCCATGGACCAGGCGCCGAAGCTTTCTCCGATATCGCAATTGAGCAGGGGGCGTTTCATGGGCGTCTCCAGATGACCGATGCGCTCGATGGTCGCGCCCGGCTCGCGCCCCCGTCCAACGGGTTATTCCGGCCAGGGGTGAACAGTAAAGTCGATCACCCTATGATGGAGGCCTTTCCCCAGTACAGGCCTGCGGCATGAATCTCAAATTCCTGGAAACCTTCATCTGGGTCGCGCGCCTGGGCAGCTTTCGACTGGCGGCGCAAAAGCTGTTCAGCACCCAGGCCGCGGTGTCCAACCGCATCGCCGCGCTGGAACAGGACCTGGGGGTGCGCCTGTTCGAGCGCGACGCTCGCGGCGCGACCCTGACGCCGCGTGGCCAGGCGCTGCTCGGCCATGCCGAACTGGTGCTCGACAGCAGTCACGCGCTGCGCCAGGCGGCAGTGGCCGACCAGCCGGGGCGTGTGCGCGTGGGCGTGATGGAAAGCGTGATCCACACCTGGCTGGCGCCCTTCATCCAGCGCGTAGGCAGCCTGTACCCGGCCTTGGAGCTCGACCTGCAGGCCGATACCGCGCGCAACCTGGCCGAGCAATTGCGCCGTGGCCAACTGGATCTGATCCTGCAAACCGACCCACTGCCCGACGAGGGCCTGCGCAATGCGCACCTGGCGAGCTACCCCATGGCCTGGCTGGCGCGTCCGGCGAGTGTCTGGGTGGCTACCGACCTTGTGCAGATTTCGCAACAGCGCCTGATCACGTTTTCCCGCCATTCTCGCCCGCACCAGGACCTGCTCGGCCTGCTCCACGCCCACGGGCTGCGCGCGCCGCGCTTGTGCTGCATCAACTCGGTGGCGGCCATCGAACGGCTGCTGGCCGAAGATTTCGGCATTGCCGCGCTGCCGCCTGCGCTGGTCGACGATGCCCTGCGCAGTGGCCGTCTGTGCCAGTTGAGCGTGCAGCCGTTGCCTGCGGATCTGCAGATGTTCGCCAGCTGGCGTGTCGGCGCTGGCCTGGACAGGGTCGAGAATCTGGTCGATGCGGCGCGTACCGCCGCCGAGGCCCACGCCGCCGGATTGCCCCGAGGGCATGCGCGTGTGAACTGAAAACGCACCATCGAGTAACACTGTGGCCGCTTGGCAACCCAAAAATGGGCATTGGCACAATCGTCACAGTCAAAGACGCAACGAATAAAGCCCTCAAAAACCGCGATACATGCAATTTTTGGCACGCCAATTGATATGCATTCGGATAACGATTGTTGAACAATCCACCTTCCGGAGTCACCCATGTCTCGACGTGCCAGCCCTGCCCTTTCCCTGCTTGTCGCCGCCCTGCTCGCCAGCGCCGGCGCCCATGCCGCCGACGCGACCTTGCAACCGCAACGCCTGAGCATCGGCTCCGACCTCACCTACCCGCCCTACGCCTACCTCGAACAAGGCAAGCCCGCCGGCTTCGATCCGACCTTCATGGGCCTGCTGGGCAAGCACATGAAGCTGGAACCGACATTCGTCGACACGCGCTTCGCCAACCTGGTGATGGGCGTCAACGCCCGCCGTTTCGATCTGGTCGCCTCGGCGCTGTACGTCACCCCGGAGCGCGCCGCCCAGGTGGATTTCCTGCCCTACCTGAAAAGCGGCGCATCGCTGATGGTGCGCGCCGACGACAGTTTCCGCCCGCAGCGCCCCGAAGACCTGTGCGGCAAGCGGGTCGGT
It includes:
- the glgX gene encoding glycogen debranching protein GlgX, with translation MTQRKPKKNRSVAPSRIREGMPFPLGATWDGLGVNFALFSANATKVELCIFDSSGENELERIELPEYTDEIYHGYLADAHPGMVYGYRVYGPYEPENGHRFNHNKLLIDPYAKQLVGKLKWDPALFGYVLGEEDTTFDERDSAPFVPKSKVIDPAFTWGRDQRVQVPWESTVFYEAHTRGISMRHPSVPENLRGTFAGLANDDLLKHIKDLGVSSIELLPIHGFVNDQHLLDKGLNNYWGYNTIAFFAPHPAYLASGKIAEFKEMVAHLHNKGLELILDVVYNHTAEGNEKGPTLSMRGIDNASYYRLMPDDKRYYINDSGTGNTLDLSHPCVLQLVTDSLRYWAGEMHVDGFRFDLATILGRYHDGYNERHSFLVACRQDPLLSQVKLIAEPWDCGPGGYQVGNFAPGWAEWNDKFRDTVRSFWKGDEGQLADFAARITASGDLFNNRGRRPYASVNFITAHDGFTLRDLVSYNEKHNEANEENNQDGSSNNMSWNCGEEGPTENPEIKELRMRQMRNFFATLLLSQGTPMIVAGDEFSRTQHGNNNAYCQDSEIGWINWDLDEEGQDLLAFVKRLNRVRTTYPVLRRSRFLVGDYNEALGVKDATWLAPDGNEMSVEQWEDANGRCLGLLMDGRAQVSGIERPGADATVLLIVNAHHDTVNFKLPAVPQGEHWTCLIDTDQPKLRKGKPLQFDIEFEVKGRSLVLFALQHEED
- a CDS encoding endonuclease/exonuclease/phosphatase family protein, with translation MCRRRYLPAPTAVSGRRVNHEAVTGFAPCAQADIVFLQEVLGNHDRHAARHLGWPAISQYEFLADSMSSDYAYGRNAVYPAGHHGNALLSKYPIIEHRNFDVSITGPERLGLLHCVLDVLGPQPVHAICVHLSLLEGHRQQQLHLLRRLLASLPAEAPVIIAGDFNDWQLRGNRTLAEEAELHEAFERHHGLLARTYPARLPLLRLDRIYLRNARSHAPKILGHRPWTHLSGHLPLTVEVQF
- a CDS encoding RHS repeat-associated core domain-containing protein; this translates as MQYVSYTPYGFVRELTGTVGFSGNCHLNATAIYFLGTGHHRPYDTTTLRFLSPDSSSPFSEGGLNSYAYCAGDPVNYSDPSGYARQPIVSQLAKRSGVADIINTRAKRAAHPIVTKDVVHPLKSLALE
- a CDS encoding biotin-dependent carboxyltransferase family protein, with the translated sequence MTALIVEKAGPQASVQDGGRSGVRHLGLTQGGALDWLAQHWANWMLGNELNAAVVEITLGGLHLECQGEGWLALAGADLGATLDGQSLEVWRPFRVAHGQRLRFATPRLGARAYLALPGGVQAPLLAGSCATVQREAVGGLDGQGSALRVGDRLAWGDEPAAVRAVPAARIPDLFSPARLELILGAQAGGFTGQSLFDAFNRAWTVDARSDRMGLRLTGEALRYSGPGLISEGIPLGAVQVPPDGQPIILLNDRQTIGGYPRLGALSPLAVARLAQCLPGETVQLWPQVAYAAQQRHRQIAVR
- the pxpB gene encoding 5-oxoprolinase subunit PxpB, whose translation is MNLRVELAAIDCLTLRLFDAIDEANVPWLLAAAERLRTTFGTALLDLVPSYTTLMLHYDLAQLDDAQARSLCQQALSGLTPATAEQGREVSLPVWYHPSVGPDLEPLARQRGLAVEELIALHSGRAYSVFALGFAPGFGFMGLVDPRLASPRLATPRKAVAAGSVGIAERQTAIYPAVSPGGWNLVGRCPTRLFDPALEGFSLLRPGDRVRFVPIEREQFLRLGGDATPMEAQP
- a CDS encoding 5-oxoprolinase subunit PxpA, with protein sequence MKRPLLNCDIGESFGAWSMGLDEQVMPLIDCANIACGFHAGDPGIMRRTVALAVRHGVRIGAHPAYPDLAGFGRRSMACSAQEIEDLVLYQLGALEAMCRAEGTQVRYVKPHGALYNDMMADPLRLAAVMRAVRAYDAQLPLMLMATADTSASRALAAEHGLNLWFEAFADRAYEPDGQLVSRRLPGAVHHEPAQVVAQALGLARGEPLLTRDGSALRLQVDTLCVHGDNPASVAAVRQIRQALDGLPA
- a CDS encoding LysR family transcriptional regulator yields the protein MNLKFLETFIWVARLGSFRLAAQKLFSTQAAVSNRIAALEQDLGVRLFERDARGATLTPRGQALLGHAELVLDSSHALRQAAVADQPGRVRVGVMESVIHTWLAPFIQRVGSLYPALELDLQADTARNLAEQLRRGQLDLILQTDPLPDEGLRNAHLASYPMAWLARPASVWVATDLVQISQQRLITFSRHSRPHQDLLGLLHAHGLRAPRLCCINSVAAIERLLAEDFGIAALPPALVDDALRSGRLCQLSVQPLPADLQMFASWRVGAGLDRVENLVDAARTAAEAHAAGLPRGHARVN
- a CDS encoding ABC transporter substrate-binding protein, producing MSRRASPALSLLVAALLASAGAHAADATLQPQRLSIGSDLTYPPYAYLEQGKPAGFDPTFMGLLGKHMKLEPTFVDTRFANLVMGVNARRFDLVASALYVTPERAAQVDFLPYLKSGASLMVRADDSFRPQRPEDLCGKRVGSIKGGSWIPKLTRLSKDYCQANGQAPIDSREYPTSPEAAQALLAKAIDVQFEDAAVARIISDKLNGRITLSSDSLIYPVVIGLAVRKGNEALLGELHEGFSALKASGEYQTLLGQYNLAEPSPADIAQALGQPSAAAQ